Proteins encoded together in one Prunus dulcis chromosome 3, ALMONDv2, whole genome shotgun sequence window:
- the LOC117621567 gene encoding GDSL esterase/lipase At2g04570-like codes for MANLHISWLLLAQCLLLVTRITAKVPAVVVFGDSSVDAGNNNQIPTIARSNFQPYGRDFSGGKPTGRFSNGRVPTDFISQALGLRPFIPAYLDPSYNISDFAIGVTFASAGTGYDTATSDALSVIPLWKQLEYYKEYQNKLRLYLGGNKANETINGALHIMSLGTNDFLENYYSYPGRSSQYSIQQYQYLLIGIAGNFIKQLYHLGARKISLGGLPPMGCLPLERTTNIMGGNDCIEDYNNVALEFNGKLNGLTTNLNKELPGLKLVFSNPYYIFLQMIRRPSLYGFEVTSVACCATGMFEMGYACNRNNMFTCTDASKYIFWDSFHPTEKANHIISDYVVKNVLAQFL; via the exons ATGGCAAACTTGCACAtttcatggcttcttctaGCTCAATGCCTGTTGCTAGTCACCAGAATTACTGCCAAAGTCCCAGCAGTCGTCGTGTTCGGGGACTCTTCGGTTGATGCTGGGAACAACAATCAGATTCCCACAATTGCCAGGAGTAACTTTCAGCCTTATGGCCGGGACTTTTCCGGTGGCAAGCCGACTGGGAGGTTCTCCAACGGCAGAGTGCCTACAGATTTCATCTCCCAGGCTCTTGGACTCAGACCATTCATACCTGCCTACTTGGATCCTTCCTATAACATATCAGATTTTGCCATTGGTGTCACCTTTGCTTCCGCTGGGACTGGCTATGATACTGCAACTTCAGATGCGCTG TCTGTGATACCACTATGGAAGCAGCTGGAGTACTACAAGGAATACCAGAACAAACTGAGACTTTATCTTGGAGGAAACAAAGCAAACGAAACAATCAATGGAGCTTTGCACATTATGAGCTTAGGCACCAATGACTTCCTGGAAAACTACTACTCATACCCCGGCCGGTCATCCCAATACTCTATCCAACAGTACCAATATCTTCTCATTGGAATTGCAGGAAATTTCATCAAGCAACTCTACCATCTTGGAGCCCGGAAAATCTCCCTCGGAGGTCTGCCTCCGATGGGGTGCTTGCCATTGGAGAGAACCACAAACATCATGGGTGGAAATGACTGCATTGAAGATTACAACAATGTGGCTCTGGAGTTCAATGGCAAGTTGAATGGCTTGACCACAAACCTCAACAAAGAGCTTCCTGGTCTCAAACTTGTGTTTTCAAACCCATATTACATTTTCCTGCAGATGATAAGAAGACCTTCTTTGTATG GATTTGAGGTGACATCAGTAGCTTGCTGTGCCACAGGGATGTTTGAAATGGGGTACGCATGCAATCGAAACAACATGTTCACCTGCACGGATGCaagcaaatatatattctGGGATTCATTTCATCCTACAGAGAAAGCAAACCATATCATCTCTGATTATGTGGTGAAAAATGTACTGGCCCAGTTTCTTTGA